A genomic segment from Arcobacter acticola encodes:
- the atpD gene encoding F0F1 ATP synthase subunit beta, translating into MKGKILQVMGPVVDVEFDGYLPEINEAIDVVLANANADRLVLEVAAHIGDSRVRTIAMDMTEGLTRGQECIATGGPIKVPVGEAVLGRIFNVIGDPVDEGEAIPADTERWSIHRSAPSFEEQSTKTEMFETGIKVVDLLAPYSKGGKVGLFGGAGVGKTVIIMELIHNVAFKHSGYSVFAGVGERTREGNDLYHEMKDSNVLDKVALCYGQMSEPPGARNRIALTGLTMAEYFRDEKGLDVLMFVDNIFRFAQSGSEMSALLGRIPSAVGYQPTLASEMGKLQERITSTSKGSITSVQAVYVPADDLTDPAPASVFAHLDATTVLNRKIAEKGIYPAVDPLDSSSRILSADILGQEHYDVARGVQSVLQKYKDLQDIIAILGMDELSESDKLVVSRARKIERFLSQPFFVAEVFTGSPGKYVELKDTIAGFQGILAGKYDNIPEMAFYMVGGIDEVLAKAEKMK; encoded by the coding sequence ATGAAAGGTAAAATTCTTCAGGTAATGGGTCCGGTTGTTGACGTAGAGTTCGACGGATACTTACCAGAAATTAACGAAGCTATTGATGTAGTATTAGCTAATGCTAATGCTGATAGATTAGTATTAGAAGTTGCTGCGCATATTGGTGATAGTAGAGTTAGAACTATTGCTATGGATATGACAGAAGGTTTAACTAGAGGTCAAGAGTGTATTGCTACAGGTGGACCTATTAAAGTTCCAGTTGGTGAAGCTGTACTTGGAAGAATCTTCAATGTAATTGGTGATCCAGTTGATGAAGGTGAAGCAATTCCTGCAGATACTGAAAGATGGTCTATTCATAGATCTGCTCCTTCTTTTGAAGAGCAATCAACAAAAACAGAAATGTTTGAAACAGGTATCAAAGTTGTTGACCTTTTAGCACCATATTCAAAAGGTGGAAAAGTTGGACTATTTGGTGGTGCTGGTGTTGGTAAAACAGTTATTATCATGGAATTAATCCATAACGTTGCATTTAAACACTCAGGATACTCAGTATTCGCAGGTGTTGGAGAAAGAACAAGAGAAGGGAATGACCTTTACCATGAGATGAAAGACTCAAACGTTCTTGACAAAGTTGCACTGTGCTATGGTCAAATGAGTGAGCCTCCAGGAGCTAGAAATAGAATTGCATTAACAGGTTTAACAATGGCTGAATACTTTAGAGATGAAAAAGGTCTTGACGTATTAATGTTCGTTGATAATATTTTTAGATTTGCACAATCAGGTTCTGAAATGTCAGCTTTATTAGGAAGAATTCCTTCAGCTGTTGGATACCAACCTACACTTGCATCAGAAATGGGAAAATTACAAGAAAGAATTACTTCTACTTCTAAAGGTTCTATTACTTCTGTTCAAGCAGTTTACGTACCAGCGGATGACTTAACAGATCCAGCACCAGCTTCTGTTTTTGCTCACTTAGATGCAACTACAGTTCTTAATAGAAAAATTGCTGAAAAAGGTATCTACCCAGCAGTTGATCCACTAGATTCATCTTCAAGAATCTTAAGTGCAGATATTTTAGGTCAAGAGCATTACGATGTAGCTAGAGGCGTTCAGTCTGTATTACAAAAGTATAAAGATTTACAAGATATTATTGCTATTCTTGGTATGGATGAGTTATCAGAATCTGATAAGCTTGTTGTTTCAAGAGCAAGAAAAATCGAAAGATTTTTATCTCAACCATTCTTCGTTGCTGAAGTGTTTACAGGAAGCCCAGGTAAATATGTTGAATTAAAAGATACTATTGCAGGATTCCAAGGAATTTTAGCTGGTAAATATGACAACATCCCTGAAATGGCATTCTATATGGTTGGTGGAATCGACGAGGTTCTTGCTAAAGCCGAGAAAATGAAATAA
- a CDS encoding FKBP-type peptidyl-prolyl cis-trans isomerase: MSKVIGIEYTLKDAKTGEQLDTNVGQAPLEFISGKGQIIPGLESKLVEMAANEEADVLVEPALAYGEYNDEAVQVLPKEQFAGIELTEGMSLYGTGEQGETVQVVVKSFSDSDVTIDYNHPMAGRTLMFSVSVLSLRDATEEEVQTGVVGGMAAMGGGCCGGGGGHDHGHDHGGGSCGSEQPKQSHGGCGCH; encoded by the coding sequence ATGTCAAAAGTAATTGGTATTGAATATACATTAAAAGATGCAAAAACTGGTGAACAATTAGATACAAACGTTGGTCAAGCACCATTAGAATTTATTTCAGGAAAAGGTCAAATTATTCCAGGGCTTGAGTCTAAATTAGTTGAAATGGCTGCAAATGAAGAAGCAGATGTTCTAGTAGAGCCTGCACTTGCTTATGGTGAATATAATGATGAAGCAGTTCAAGTTTTACCAAAAGAGCAATTTGCTGGTATTGAATTAACTGAAGGGATGTCTTTATATGGAACTGGTGAACAAGGTGAAACTGTACAAGTTGTAGTTAAATCTTTCTCTGATTCTGATGTAACAATTGATTACAATCACCCAATGGCTGGAAGAACTTTAATGTTCTCAGTTTCTGTATTATCTTTAAGAGATGCAACTGAAGAAGAAGTTCAAACAGGTGTTGTTGGTGGAATGGCTGCTATGGGTGGTGGTTGTTGTGGTGGTGGCGGTGGTCACGATCATGGACATGACCATGGTGGAGGTTCTTGTGGATCTGAACAACCTAAACAATCACATGGTGGTTGTGGTTGTCATTAG
- a CDS encoding OmpA family protein: MKKLGLYSVLVAALLFATGCSEKNADMNVENVAQPEVANTIPDTNIADGSFSALEKTADGQYFMINGQKVFIANIYFGFDKYDLAGENKENAMSNASKLAALKSDTTVKVSGNTDEWGTDEYNYALGLKRANSVKDVLVANGVVANVSLVSLGESSPVCTEKTKDCWAKNRRVEHDLSK; this comes from the coding sequence ATGAAAAAATTAGGTCTTTACTCTGTTTTAGTTGCAGCTTTATTATTTGCTACAGGTTGTAGTGAGAAAAATGCTGATATGAATGTTGAAAATGTTGCGCAACCAGAAGTAGCTAATACTATTCCTGACACAAATATTGCTGATGGAAGCTTCTCTGCTTTAGAAAAAACTGCTGATGGTCAATATTTTATGATTAACGGTCAAAAAGTATTTATTGCTAACATCTATTTTGGTTTTGATAAATATGACTTAGCTGGTGAAAACAAAGAAAATGCAATGTCAAATGCTTCTAAATTAGCTGCATTAAAATCTGATACTACTGTTAAAGTTTCTGGTAATACAGACGAATGGGGAACTGATGAGTATAACTACGCATTAGGATTAAAAAGAGCTAACTCTGTTAAAGATGTATTAGTTGCTAATGGTGTTGTTGCAAACGTTTCTTTAGTTTCATTAGGTGAAAGTTCTCCAGTATGTACTGAAAAAACTAAAGATTGTTGGGCAAAAAACAGAAGAGTTGAACACGATTTAAGTAAATAA
- a CDS encoding biopolymer transporter ExbD, with translation MYDFNDKPELNITPLVDIMLVLLAILMVTAPVIEFEEPIQLPVGSKSKQVQDFQKIDIIITKDRIVTLNKNKVEITNFPDSFLLFSTGKDQATPIYIRADKDLKYDDIIFVLKSVKEAGFLKVSLVTDG, from the coding sequence GTGTACGATTTTAATGATAAACCAGAATTAAATATTACACCTTTAGTTGATATTATGTTAGTTTTATTAGCTATATTAATGGTTACAGCTCCAGTAATTGAGTTTGAAGAACCTATTCAACTTCCTGTTGGAAGTAAATCTAAACAAGTACAAGATTTTCAAAAAATAGATATTATAATTACAAAAGATAGAATTGTCACATTAAATAAAAATAAAGTAGAAATAACTAATTTCCCAGATAGCTTTTTATTGTTTTCAACTGGTAAAGATCAAGCTACTCCAATATATATTAGAGCAGATAAAGATCTAAAATATGATGATATTATTTTTGTTTTAAAATCAGTTAAAGAAGCAGGTTTTCTTAAAGTATCATTAGTAACAGATGGATAG
- the atpC gene encoding ATP synthase F1 subunit epsilon, which translates to MDTIRLSIVTPNGEIFNDDVKTVTLPGKEGEFGVLPGHSSLVSSLTVGVIVIEKANSTEAVAINWGHAKVDEKSVDVLADGAIALTAGKDSELAKNIEAARELVKSVKDSNISVAAVEAKINSFA; encoded by the coding sequence ATGGATACAATTAGATTATCAATAGTTACACCTAATGGAGAAATATTTAATGATGACGTAAAAACTGTAACTCTTCCTGGAAAAGAGGGAGAGTTCGGTGTTCTACCAGGACACTCATCATTAGTTTCTTCATTAACGGTTGGTGTAATTGTTATTGAAAAAGCAAATTCTACTGAAGCAGTTGCTATTAACTGGGGACATGCAAAAGTAGATGAAAAATCGGTTGATGTATTAGCAGATGGAGCTATTGCATTAACAGCTGGAAAAGACTCTGAACTTGCTAAAAACATTGAAGCTGCTAGAGAATTAGTTAAATCTGTAAAAGATTCTAATATTTCAGTTGCTGCTGTTGAAGCAAAAATTAACTCATTTGCATAA
- the tolB gene encoding Tol-Pal system protein TolB, producing the protein MFKIFLLISMILSTVFAEVDANLEIVKKANSIPKILVSVSSNATEIETLGKIRKSLIDDLGVTGHFEIATVTSRAAYEDLPDIIGLSNQGVSLFLNLSARKEASGEYTLMTKLYDINARALILEKNFTTSQEDRYVFLAHKAAISINTFFKAPSVDWMDKFVVFSVYKGPGKADILIGDYTLTYKKTVVTGGLNIFPKWADKDQKTIYYTSYNYKNPTLVKLNIYTRSKDVIMESDGMIACSDVNDDGSKLLVTASPNNQPDVFLVDARTKAKKQITKFSGIDVGAQFIEDDSRIVFVSDRLGNPNIFAQGINSTAVERLVYHSNNNSSATAYKNSIVYSSKDSSNELADKSFNLYLISTKTDNLTRLTSSGINQFPKFSNDGQTLLFIKSLSGVSSVGIIRLEYSKSFLFPLSGGRIQSIDW; encoded by the coding sequence ATGTTTAAAATATTTTTGTTAATATCAATGATATTAAGTACAGTTTTTGCAGAAGTTGATGCAAATTTAGAAATTGTTAAAAAAGCAAATTCAATACCAAAAATTTTAGTTTCTGTTTCTAGTAATGCAACAGAAATTGAAACTTTAGGAAAAATTAGAAAAAGTTTAATTGATGATTTAGGAGTAACAGGGCACTTTGAAATTGCTACTGTTACAAGTAGAGCAGCATATGAAGATTTACCGGATATTATTGGTTTATCTAATCAAGGTGTTAGCTTATTTTTAAATTTATCAGCTAGAAAAGAAGCATCTGGTGAGTATACATTAATGACTAAATTATATGACATTAATGCAAGAGCTTTGATTTTAGAAAAAAACTTTACTACATCACAAGAAGATAGATATGTTTTCTTAGCACATAAAGCTGCAATATCAATTAATACATTTTTCAAAGCACCTAGTGTAGATTGGATGGATAAATTTGTTGTTTTCTCTGTATATAAAGGTCCTGGTAAAGCAGATATCTTAATTGGTGATTATACTTTAACTTATAAGAAGACAGTTGTTACAGGTGGTTTAAATATTTTCCCTAAATGGGCAGATAAAGATCAAAAAACTATTTACTATACATCATACAATTATAAAAATCCTACTTTGGTTAAACTAAACATTTATACTAGAAGTAAAGATGTTATTATGGAGTCTGATGGAATGATAGCTTGTTCTGATGTAAATGATGATGGAAGTAAATTATTGGTTACAGCATCACCAAACAATCAACCAGATGTATTTTTAGTTGATGCAAGAACAAAAGCAAAAAAACAAATAACTAAATTTAGTGGAATTGATGTTGGTGCACAATTTATCGAAGATGATTCAAGAATAGTATTTGTTTCAGATAGACTTGGAAATCCAAATATTTTTGCTCAAGGTATAAATTCTACTGCTGTTGAAAGATTAGTTTACCATAGTAATAATAACTCGTCTGCTACTGCATACAAAAATTCAATTGTATATAGTAGTAAAGATTCAAGTAATGAATTAGCTGATAAAAGTTTTAATCTTTATTTAATATCTACTAAAACAGATAATTTAACAAGATTAACATCAAGTGGGATTAACCAATTCCCTAAATTCTCTAATGATGGACAAACATTATTGTTTATTAAATCATTAAGCGGAGTTAGTTCTGTTGGTATAATTAGACTTGAATATAGTAAATCATTCCTTTTCCCATTAAGTGGTGGAAGAATTCAATCTATTGATTGGTAA
- the atpA gene encoding F0F1 ATP synthase subunit alpha: MGAKIQADEISSIIKERIDNFELNVDVNETGKIISYADGIAQVYGLKNVMAGEIVEFENGERGLASNLEESSVGVVILGKGTGLREGTSCRRLGELLSTPVGDGMVGRVVNALGEPIDGKGEIASTESRLVEEKAPGIMARKSVHEPLQTGIKAIDALVPIGRGQRELIIGDRQTGKTTVAIDTILNQKGENVICIYVAIGQKSSSVASVVRTLEESGAMEYTIVVNASAADSAALQFLAPYTGVTIGEFFRDNGKHALIIYDDLSKHAVAYREMSLILRRPPGREAYPGDVFYLHSRLLERAAKMSDERGAGSMTALPIIETQAGDVAAYIPTNVISITDGQIFLETNLFNSGIRPAINVGLSVSRVGGAAQIKATKQVAGTLKLSLAQYRELEAFAQFASDLDEATRRELELGQRMVEVLKQGVNKPLVIEKQVVIIYAGTKGYLNDVAVSDVVRFEAELHAFFEQKYSNILEAIKSKQKIDDDTEAQLKAALEEFKTVFSAN, encoded by the coding sequence ATGGGTGCAAAAATTCAAGCTGATGAAATCAGTTCTATTATAAAAGAAAGAATTGATAACTTTGAATTAAATGTAGATGTAAATGAAACAGGTAAAATTATCTCTTATGCAGATGGTATTGCTCAAGTTTACGGTCTAAAAAATGTTATGGCTGGGGAAATTGTTGAGTTTGAAAATGGTGAGAGAGGTCTTGCTTCTAACTTAGAAGAATCTTCAGTTGGTGTTGTTATACTTGGAAAAGGTACAGGTCTTAGAGAAGGTACTTCTTGTAGAAGACTTGGAGAACTTTTATCTACTCCTGTTGGTGATGGAATGGTTGGAAGAGTAGTAAATGCTCTTGGTGAACCAATTGATGGTAAAGGTGAAATTGCTTCAACTGAGTCAAGATTAGTTGAAGAAAAAGCTCCTGGGATTATGGCTAGAAAATCAGTTCATGAACCTTTACAAACTGGTATTAAAGCAATTGATGCACTTGTTCCAATCGGAAGAGGACAAAGAGAGCTTATTATTGGTGATAGACAAACTGGTAAAACTACAGTTGCAATCGATACAATTCTTAACCAAAAAGGTGAGAATGTAATTTGTATTTATGTAGCTATTGGTCAAAAATCATCTTCTGTTGCTTCTGTTGTTAGAACATTAGAAGAATCAGGTGCAATGGAATATACAATTGTTGTTAACGCTTCAGCTGCTGATTCTGCTGCATTACAATTTTTAGCACCATATACAGGTGTTACTATTGGTGAATTCTTTAGAGATAATGGTAAACATGCACTTATTATTTATGATGATTTATCTAAACATGCTGTTGCATATAGAGAAATGTCATTAATTTTAAGAAGACCTCCAGGTCGAGAAGCATATCCAGGAGATGTATTCTATCTACATTCAAGATTATTAGAAAGAGCTGCTAAGATGTCTGATGAAAGAGGTGCTGGGTCTATGACTGCATTACCAATCATCGAAACTCAAGCTGGAGACGTTGCTGCGTATATTCCAACAAACGTTATTTCTATTACTGATGGTCAAATTTTCTTAGAAACTAACTTATTTAACTCAGGTATTAGACCTGCAATTAATGTTGGTTTATCAGTTTCAAGAGTTGGTGGAGCTGCACAAATTAAAGCTACTAAACAAGTTGCTGGTACTTTAAAATTATCACTTGCACAATATAGAGAACTTGAAGCATTTGCACAATTCGCATCTGACTTAGATGAAGCAACTAGAAGAGAATTAGAGCTTGGTCAAAGAATGGTTGAAGTATTAAAACAAGGTGTAAATAAACCACTTGTTATTGAAAAACAAGTTGTTATTATTTATGCTGGTACAAAAGGTTACTTAAATGATGTTGCTGTTAGTGATGTTGTAAGATTTGAAGCTGAATTACATGCGTTCTTTGAACAAAAGTATTCTAATATTTTAGAAGCTATTAAATCTAAACAAAAAATTGATGATGATACAGAAGCGCAATTAAAAGCTGCATTAGAAGAGTTCAAAACTGTATTTAGTGCAAACTAA
- a CDS encoding tetratricopeptide repeat protein, with translation MNKYLLSLLVVSSIAGAQEVSVFDAGNLNANSPYGLNSSEKHILKNQTNINSLSSKVGDMNSLIEAINRRLEGLESTYEGDSAKLNSTVLKINELSQKIGQSSDLASNGDAAEIKNVSQQLLNMKSDSEKEMKESINTLKAALAKISTLVNKINSDYVSSSELEKNMQQFITREEFEALKKTLGVKTTQVTPTKTNQAKSSAVETKVSADEVIKENLTAEDKVKLLNDAKSDFDAKNYNSAIPKYEKLVEVNYKPAESNFYLGEMWYIRKKYDLAISHFKKSAVLYDKAAYMPTLLLHSAISFENTKDKENAKNFYSTLIDLYPSSSEAGIAKKNLTKL, from the coding sequence ATGAATAAGTATCTTCTATCTCTATTAGTAGTATCTTCAATAGCCGGAGCCCAAGAGGTTTCGGTATTTGATGCAGGAAATTTAAATGCAAATAGTCCTTATGGATTAAATTCTTCGGAAAAGCATATTTTAAAGAACCAAACAAATATTAATTCTTTATCTTCAAAAGTTGGGGATATGAATTCATTGATTGAAGCTATTAATAGAAGATTAGAAGGCTTAGAATCTACATATGAAGGTGATTCTGCAAAGTTAAATTCAACAGTGTTGAAGATTAACGAATTATCACAGAAAATAGGCCAATCTTCAGATTTAGCTTCTAACGGCGATGCCGCTGAAATAAAAAATGTATCTCAACAACTTCTAAATATGAAAAGCGACTCTGAAAAAGAGATGAAAGAAAGTATTAATACTTTAAAAGCTGCACTTGCTAAAATTTCAACTCTAGTAAATAAAATAAATTCAGATTATGTTTCTTCTTCAGAATTAGAAAAAAATATGCAACAATTTATTACAAGAGAGGAATTTGAGGCTTTAAAAAAGACTCTAGGAGTAAAAACCACTCAAGTAACTCCAACAAAAACTAACCAAGCAAAATCATCAGCAGTGGAAACGAAAGTATCAGCTGATGAAGTAATAAAAGAAAATCTAACTGCAGAAGATAAAGTAAAACTTTTAAATGATGCAAAAAGTGATTTTGATGCTAAAAATTATAATAGTGCGATTCCTAAATATGAAAAACTTGTAGAAGTAAATTATAAACCAGCTGAGAGTAATTTTTACCTAGGTGAAATGTGGTATATAAGAAAAAAATATGATCTTGCAATAAGTCATTTTAAAAAATCTGCTGTACTTTATGATAAAGCAGCTTATATGCCTACATTATTATTGCATAGTGCTATTTCATTTGAAAATACTAAAGATAAAGAAAATGCTAAGAATTTTTATAGTACATTAATAGATCTTTATCCAAGTTCAAGTGAAGCTGGGATAGCGAAAAAAAATTTAACTAAATTATAA
- a CDS encoding TonB C-terminal domain-containing protein, which produces MQNRSSFIISGIIAISFYVMLCLGILFYIMSPEPKMISIAPTSTTIELDMIVEKSDKKMIQKKAEKKIEKEEVQEKTASVSNEKRPDLKSLFANVKETAKEVAKEEVNNVEKSADPKRFKSKFEKEKKSSNIKIDKLLDDEKTTTNAKSTNANKGVENDEYFSKVSDLLSVWVPVGSGLKAVVLIMIDLNGKFDYRFVNKSGDEAFDTSLQAFLDEQRNIPYPIPTKDKAIRINVDFKSEG; this is translated from the coding sequence ATGCAAAATAGATCTTCATTTATAATTTCAGGTATAATAGCGATTTCATTTTATGTTATGTTATGTCTTGGAATCCTTTTTTATATTATGAGCCCTGAGCCAAAGATGATTAGTATCGCTCCAACTTCAACAACAATTGAACTTGATATGATTGTTGAAAAAAGTGATAAGAAAATGATTCAGAAAAAAGCAGAGAAAAAAATTGAAAAAGAAGAAGTACAAGAAAAAACTGCTTCAGTTTCAAATGAAAAAAGACCTGATTTAAAATCTTTATTTGCAAATGTTAAAGAAACAGCAAAAGAAGTTGCAAAAGAAGAAGTTAATAATGTTGAAAAATCAGCAGATCCTAAAAGATTTAAATCTAAATTTGAAAAAGAAAAAAAATCTTCAAATATTAAGATTGATAAACTGTTAGATGATGAAAAAACTACAACTAATGCAAAAAGTACCAATGCAAATAAAGGCGTTGAGAATGATGAATATTTTTCAAAAGTTAGTGATTTATTATCAGTTTGGGTACCAGTTGGTTCTGGACTAAAGGCTGTTGTTTTAATTATGATTGATTTAAATGGTAAGTTTGATTATCGTTTTGTAAATAAATCAGGTGATGAAGCATTTGACACGTCTTTACAGGCATTTTTGGATGAACAAAGGAATATTCCTTATCCAATACCTACAAAAGATAAAGCAATCAGAATTAATGTTGATTTCAAATCGGAAGGATAA
- the fabD gene encoding ACP S-malonyltransferase gives MKKIAFIFPGQGSQTIGMGKDFFENSEIAKEMISNASARLNVDFEKLLFEENENLGKTEFTQPAILLVSSIANAIFKEKCNIVPEFVLGHSLGEFSALVAAGAINYLDAIELVHRRGLFMTEACLGGGAGMMALVGIDDDAVEKICEEQRDAGKQVWPANYNMDGQLVLAGIKADLESLVEVFKEAGAKRAIVLDMSVASHCELLTSAVENLKPYLEEYLKDEFMPIISNVSTEAYTTKDEAIELLSAQLTSPVKYKQSIMAHESKIDLFIEFGNGIVLKGLNRKITKVPTLNVSDMKSLESVIGELND, from the coding sequence ATGAAAAAAATTGCTTTTATTTTTCCAGGTCAAGGAAGTCAAACAATTGGAATGGGAAAAGATTTCTTTGAAAATAGTGAAATTGCAAAGGAAATGATTTCTAATGCAAGCGCTAGATTAAATGTTGATTTTGAAAAACTATTATTTGAAGAAAATGAAAATTTAGGAAAAACTGAATTTACTCAACCTGCAATTTTACTTGTAAGTTCAATTGCTAATGCTATTTTCAAAGAAAAATGTAATATTGTTCCAGAATTTGTTTTAGGACATTCATTAGGTGAGTTTTCAGCTTTAGTTGCAGCTGGCGCAATTAATTATTTAGATGCTATTGAATTAGTTCATAGAAGAGGTTTATTTATGACTGAAGCTTGTTTAGGTGGAGGGGCTGGAATGATGGCATTAGTTGGAATTGATGATGATGCTGTTGAAAAAATTTGTGAAGAGCAAAGAGATGCTGGAAAACAAGTTTGGCCAGCGAACTATAATATGGATGGTCAATTAGTTCTTGCTGGTATTAAAGCTGATTTAGAGTCTTTAGTTGAAGTATTCAAAGAAGCAGGTGCAAAAAGAGCTATTGTTTTAGATATGTCAGTTGCTTCTCATTGTGAATTATTAACATCTGCTGTTGAAAATTTAAAACCTTATTTAGAAGAGTATTTAAAAGATGAATTTATGCCTATTATTTCAAATGTTAGTACTGAAGCATATACTACAAAAGATGAAGCTATTGAGTTATTATCTGCTCAACTTACAAGTCCAGTTAAATATAAACAATCAATTATGGCACATGAATCAAAAATTGATTTATTTATAGAGTTTGGAAATGGAATAGTTTTAAAAGGTCTAAATAGAAAAATTACAAAAGTTCCTACACTAAATGTTTCTGATATGAAATCTTTAGAGAGTGTTATTGGTGAATTAAATGACTAA
- a CDS encoding MotA/TolQ/ExbB proton channel family protein yields MITTLLNYLANSSAITYIVLALLSTYLIITFWIFFYRNAALTKLISNEKKALESLTSREARFSPLSALNKCSNNSNSKELLYACEINLIKDASQGISWLAIISSTSPFIGLFGTVVGILESFAKFASQSKVAFSVIAPAISEALVATAAGILVAIFAYTFHQIISRKIYELNIYLKAESQILIAKG; encoded by the coding sequence ATGATAACTACATTACTAAATTATTTGGCAAATAGTAGTGCTATAACTTATATAGTTTTAGCACTATTGTCAACGTACCTAATCATTACATTTTGGATTTTCTTTTATCGAAATGCTGCTCTTACTAAACTTATTAGTAACGAAAAAAAAGCATTAGAATCATTAACTTCAAGAGAAGCTAGGTTTTCCCCACTGTCGGCACTAAATAAGTGCTCTAATAATTCAAATTCTAAAGAATTACTATATGCATGCGAAATTAATTTAATTAAAGATGCAAGCCAAGGTATTTCATGGTTAGCAATAATATCTTCAACATCACCTTTTATTGGTCTTTTTGGAACGGTTGTTGGTATATTAGAATCATTTGCAAAATTTGCAAGTCAATCAAAAGTTGCTTTTTCTGTAATTGCTCCTGCAATTTCCGAAGCATTAGTTGCAACAGCTGCTGGTATTTTAGTAGCAATATTTGCGTATACATTCCATCAAATTATTTCAAGAAAAATATATGAATTAAATATTTATCTTAAGGCAGAATCGCAAATTTTAATTGCTAAAGGCTAA
- the atpG gene encoding ATP synthase F1 subunit gamma, which yields MANLKEIKVKIGSVKNTQKTTKAMKLVSSAKLTRTRQLSEQARSYSRKINDVLSDIAARVSKVQDEGNISRAFVQNDTPKTVDIVFVTADKGLCGGFNMATIKAVSKLIAQYEAKGTKVRLRAAGRKGVDFFSFQGMTLEQKVSDLSSAPDYDRAADFINDVVEDFKNEVTDKVVLVYNGFLNMLAQEIRVRELLPISLEKVEISDTASMLNIEPEDDEDEVLNELTEKYIDFNMYYALIDSLAAEHSARMQAMEAATKNAKEKVNSLTVEYNKARQAAITTELIEIISGVEALK from the coding sequence ATGGCTAACTTAAAAGAAATAAAAGTAAAAATAGGTAGTGTTAAAAATACTCAGAAAACAACTAAAGCTATGAAGCTTGTTTCTTCTGCAAAGCTTACTCGAACAAGACAATTGTCTGAGCAAGCTAGAAGTTATTCAAGAAAAATAAATGACGTTCTTTCTGATATTGCTGCTAGAGTTAGCAAAGTTCAAGACGAAGGAAATATTAGTAGAGCATTTGTACAAAATGACACTCCAAAAACAGTTGATATTGTTTTTGTAACTGCTGATAAAGGACTTTGCGGTGGTTTTAATATGGCAACTATTAAAGCAGTTAGTAAATTAATTGCACAATATGAAGCTAAAGGTACAAAAGTTAGATTAAGAGCCGCTGGAAGAAAGGGAGTTGATTTCTTCTCTTTCCAAGGTATGACTTTAGAACAAAAAGTTTCTGATTTATCTTCTGCTCCTGATTATGATAGAGCAGCTGATTTTATTAATGATGTTGTAGAAGACTTTAAAAACGAAGTTACTGATAAGGTAGTTTTAGTTTATAATGGATTCTTAAATATGCTAGCTCAAGAAATTAGAGTTAGAGAATTATTACCAATCAGTTTAGAAAAAGTTGAAATTAGTGATACTGCTTCTATGCTAAATATTGAACCTGAAGATGATGAAGACGAAGTGTTAAATGAATTAACAGAAAAATATATTGATTTCAATATGTATTATGCTTTAATTGACTCTTTAGCTGCTGAGCATTCTGCAAGAATGCAAGCAATGGAAGCTGCAACTAAAAATGCAAAAGAGAAAGTTAATAGTTTAACAGTAGAATATAACAAAGCTAGACAAGCTGCAATTACAACAGAGCTGATAGAAATTATCAGTGGTGTTGAAGCATTAAAATAA